A stretch of DNA from Verrucomicrobiota bacterium:
TAGCGCACTTGATTCGGCACAATTTTGTAGACGATTAAATTAGGATTATCCCGCTTACCCAAATAGGAGCGTAACAAAGGATTGCTGTCCCAGATTTCCTGAAGTACCGAATCATCTGTCAGCACTTCGGTAACGCCGGTAATCCGCACCTGATTGTGATTACTATCCAGGTAGCATAACTCAACCTTGGGATTTTTTTCAAGTTCACCTGTTTTGTGATACTGCTTCAGGTTGGCCACATAGACGGTAAACCCATCCACACGAACCGGAGATATGGGTCTCAAGCGAGCTTGGTCTCCGTCCATAGAGGCCAAACAGGGAAATTTGGCCGATTGCATGGTAGCTTGAGCCAACTGCGCTAATTTTTCAGGGTCAATAGGTTCCGGAATCGGTTTTGCCATAGGGATAATCGTTAGCTTAAATCTGAGAAACTTTAAACCAAGAAACACACAGACAGTTCAAATAATGCCAAACGCCTCATTATATTTTATCGGAAAACAATTCGCCTTCATTTGCACAATTCCTAGTAACTAACCATCAAGATGAGACTTCTCTGGATATTCCTCAGTCTGGCACTTCTATTTACCATCCCATTCCTGATTTGGGGAGAAGCTATGGGTGCTACATTTTCGACAGAAGGAGCAATAAATTGGTTAAGCAAATTTGAAAAATGGGCCTGGGCCGCAGGCGTTGCACTACTCCTACTTGATTTCGTTCTTCCTATTCCCGGAACTGCAGTGATGTCAGCTCTTGGCTATGTCTACGGTGCAATCCTCGGGGGATTGATTTCCGCAATGGGTTCCATTTTGGCCGGACTCGTCGCCTATGCTATTTGCCGTCTACTGGGTCCCAAGGCTGCCAAAAAATTACTAGGCGAAACAGACTACTATAAAGGTATCAAACTGTTCGCAAACACCGGTGGATGGATCGTGGTCCTCTCCCGTTGGATGCCGTTGCTACCTGAAGTTGTTGCCTGCATGGCTGGCCTCACCCGAATGCCAATTGGTAAATTCGTTCTCGCCCTTGCCTGCGGCTCTATCCCACTCGGATTTGTCTTCGCCTACATTGGGTCAACCGGAATGGAATACCCAATTCTGGCAATTGCTTTAAGCGCTGCGATCCCACCGATTCTTTGGATTATCACCCGCCGTCTGATAAAAAGGTAGCAGCTTCGACAGCCAGGATATTTTTATTAAAAGTATCCGCTGATTCAGGTAGGGCGTTTCGCCGTAAACAGCCGATTCCAGGACAGCTCGCTCGGCGATCGAGCCCTACCAATTTCAGGAAAATTGCAGTTGACCTACTGAGGATTCCTGACTTTTTTCCTTCACTTACTTTGGG
This window harbors:
- a CDS encoding pyridoxamine 5'-phosphate oxidase family protein is translated as MAKPIPEPIDPEKLAQLAQATMQSAKFPCLASMDGDQARLRPISPVRVDGFTVYVANLKQYHKTGELEKNPKVELCYLDSNHNQVRITGVTEVLTDDSVLQEIWDSNPLLRSYLGKRDNPNLIVYKIVPNQVRYMREWALEYYDIEIS
- a CDS encoding VTT domain-containing protein, with product MRLLWIFLSLALLFTIPFLIWGEAMGATFSTEGAINWLSKFEKWAWAAGVALLLLDFVLPIPGTAVMSALGYVYGAILGGLISAMGSILAGLVAYAICRLLGPKAAKKLLGETDYYKGIKLFANTGGWIVVLSRWMPLLPEVVACMAGLTRMPIGKFVLALACGSIPLGFVFAYIGSTGMEYPILAIALSAAIPPILWIITRRLIKR